A single window of Flavobacterium aestivum DNA harbors:
- a CDS encoding DUF4291 domain-containing protein, translating into MIEVVKEREIRALYDNDTITIYQAFRKEIALPAIKAQTFVSPFKIERMTWIKPSFLWMMYRSGWAEKEGQEHILAIKIKREGFEWALQNSCLSTYREDTYKTQENWKEKLNIAPVRIQWDPEKNLFLDKLNYKSIQIGLKEEAVKKYVNDWIMQIDDITDLSKEIHELILNNCIEKAKDKLPKEKIYPLPDDIKLIINAT; encoded by the coding sequence ATGATTGAAGTTGTTAAGGAAAGAGAAATTAGAGCATTATATGATAATGATACGATTACTATTTATCAGGCTTTTAGAAAAGAAATAGCTTTACCAGCAATAAAAGCTCAAACTTTTGTCAGCCCTTTTAAAATTGAAAGAATGACTTGGATCAAGCCATCTTTTTTATGGATGATGTATCGTTCGGGTTGGGCTGAAAAAGAAGGACAAGAACATATTTTAGCTATCAAAATTAAAAGAGAAGGTTTTGAATGGGCTTTACAGAATTCTTGTCTATCTACTTATAGAGAAGATACTTATAAAACGCAGGAAAACTGGAAAGAAAAATTAAATATTGCTCCTGTACGTATACAATGGGATCCTGAAAAAAATTTATTTTTAGACAAATTAAATTATAAGTCTATTCAAATTGGTTTAAAGGAAGAAGCAGTAAAAAAATATGTAAATGACTGGATTATGCAAATTGATGATATTACAGATTTATCTAAAGAAATACACGAACTTATATTAAATAATTGTATAGAAAAGGCAAAAGATAAACTTCCCAAAGAGAAAATTTATCCTTTACCCGATGATATTAAGCTTATTATTAACGCTACTTAG